The proteins below are encoded in one region of Drosophila santomea strain STO CAGO 1482 chromosome 2R, Prin_Dsan_1.1, whole genome shotgun sequence:
- the LOC120444483 gene encoding cofilin/actin-depolymerizing factor homolog: MASGVTVSDVCKTTYEEIKKDKKHRYVIFYIRDEKQIDVETVADRNAEYDQFLEDIQKCGPGECRYGLFDFEYMHQCQGTSESSKKQKLFLMSWCPDTAKVKKKMLYSSSFDALKKSLVGVQKYIQATDLSEASREAVEEKLRATDRQ, encoded by the exons ATG gctTCTGGTGTAACTGTGTCTGATGTCTGCAAGACTACATACGAGGAAATAAAGAAGGACAAAAAACATCGCTATGTGATTTTCTACATTCGCGATGAGAAGCAGATTGATGTGGAGACTGTGGCAGATCGCAACGCCGAGTACGACCAGTTTCTAGAAGATATCCAGAAATGCGGACCCGGAGAGTGCCG GTACGGACTGTTCGACTTTGAGTACATGCACCAGTGTCAAGGCACCTCTGAGAGttcaaaaaagcaaaagctgtTCCTTATGTCGTGGTGTCCCGATACTGCCAAG GTCAAGAAGAAGATGTTGTACTCCAGCTCCTTCGATGCTCTCAAGAAGTCGCTCGTGGGCGTGCAAAAGTACATACAAGCCACTGATCTTTCCGAAGCCTCCCGGGAAGCCGTCGAGGAGAAACTCCGGGCCACCGACCGCCAATAA
- the LOC120444482 gene encoding integrator complex subunit 1: MDRGKGSGSNRSQKKVPLGGELFALGKSVRDDSKSKILPIKGMSSSDRKREASSALASSSKRFRGNLKDAGAPDISAGSSQCETWEQFAVDCDLETVVGTIYAALEQNDSETVGRLVCGVIKQTTTSSSRSKVDNIALLALIYVAKLQPSIFCTDIVACALLSFLRREANVKMRYNTNLHILFANLLTRGFMEISQWPEVLLRIYIDDAVNERYWADNELCAPLVKNICAAFKTRTPHISLLRWDVSTALPSGQAHRDSMTVDDDSGDNSTQSLDASPLNTESEPVSDAMCTTKSRFSDAVVQKHVSDAIRDQLNKRQQQDNYTRNFLKFLCTTSGIAEVRCLSISRLELWIHNGKLVKFAQQLLSYICFNIKGRNTQDNEVLLVLVKMRLKTKPLINHYMSCLKEMIFLQPEILSTVMKLVVQNELSNTRNPNNMGMLATMFQTSADQSAANLAEIYQEFLLQRDDCLRTLRVFLRELVRMLRFDVNLVKFCKTFLSEREDLTPQIEMFEFKERIFNSMVDIVCLCMFLSATPQAREASLSLKTNRDTKNNHALLKLYNQMSQIQLDTVSWMYETVPTVFKIPAAEYHQALHKLLLLDSPEQYSRCDQWPSEPERGAILRIISETPIHEETLLRIILIGITKDIPFSIANTFDVLLLVIKRVSGMKATNIPAVQANKFDIIDFLFSMSEYHHPENIRLPSDYEPPKLAIIAFYWKAWLILLMISAHNPSSFGAFCWDHYPTMKMMMEICITNQFNNSAATKDELQIITMERDHILQFETYLAAQTSPHAVITEETAILITQLMLMDPMGTPRKVPSMVLDQLKFLNQTYKLGHLFCRCRKPDLLLDIIQRQGTTQSMPWLSDLVQNSEGDFSHLPVQCLCEFLLFNAHIINEENSRDAELVNFLRNLIFDGNLSHQIVCELLDYIFRRLSSTVKQSRVAALSGLKIIFRHSGDFENEWLLKSLQQIPHFFEVKPFIIPQLRAACQVENCPELIMAYIQFITAHTLNDPVNEMLDHVIDMAQLIVERSTMFQHIIISQEDYDYVPDENRIQTLKCLFVMFNNYIIKLREYHEPYEWTEYPDLLMVQFDDGVQLPLHINIIHAFIILLTYSNSNMPESIPILDYWFPPGRPAPVAFLPSMPQEQVQLLPDWLKLKMIRSSVDRLIEAALNDLTPDQIVLFVQNFGTPVNSMSKLLAMLDTAVLEQFDLVKNAILNKAYLAQLIEIQQARGAKNGHYTVQALDLHSHSQTVPDLPRISVVIQETVEIGDYDSSDSDSSPTNFLATKEVAQTILTQPDQLTESRSDCRSLIQKLLDMLANPHSNRADVVNAITEVLAVGCKVTMSRHACTFLRTFFSCMLHSDKYHILENALQKNFSVFKHSFADSSLLQKSELYHESLVFMLRNSREIYVQQFKANTALVARKRIVRGIVQSFDQTKDCKTVAKSKSDQLFHNGLFIDWLSEMDPEIVSTQLMKERFLFSKSCSEFRFYLLSLINHQTNWDTIERIAEYLFKNFHEDYDYATVLNYFEALTTNPKLWKGREKYMSKNVRPDAFFMLRTSELEPFSHFILHEGLSEVKLDSKNYDFKLCSRMNLLFKLTEKRRDLMVKVMEHVENSSVSDYLKLQVLQQMYIMYPRIKFLKPSKTGEQAYKLQNLKGCQADKVSNNLITCLGSLVGKKDFETLSTDTELLLRKLAASHPLLFLRQLGVLSSIMQGRAQLSMKALREEHHFHRFVQILRTLELLQPTIFEEAYKNEIQNTLSCYFNFFKHHSNVKEALQMLNKFVQMLQAYINYNPSSALLFIEQYVGILKELAAKYTSLGKLQVLVQAVALLQHKSHSATELDDEEVKYEYDLDEHFDVKPTVSKPVVAEEPIEVLPQTPIDASSSRGPLSVLTLGSYSRSNYTDISPHFLDLVKIIKQANTEDVVLGPMQELECLTSKRFVFINELFERLLNLIFSPSAQIRSIAFIILIRHLKHNPGNSDINLCTLNAYIQCLRDENSSVAATAIDNLPEMSVLLQEHAIDILTVAFSLGLKSCLNTGHQIRKVLQTLVIQHGY; this comes from the exons ATGGATCGCGGGAAAGGAAGCGGATCCAACCGATCGCAGAAGAAGGTTCCGCTGGGCGGAGAACTTTTCGCGCTCGGCAAGAGCGTACGCGATGACTCCAAATCAAAGATCCTGCCCATTAAGGGCATGTCCTCGTCGGACCGCAAGCGGGAAGCCTCCTCCGCACTCGCCAGCTCGAGCAAGCGGTTCCGGGGCAACCTGAAAGATGCGGGCGCCCCGGACATCTCCGCCGGCAGCAGTCAGTGCGAGACCTGGGAGCAGTTCGCCGTCGATTGCGATCTGGAGACCGTGGTCGGTACCATATACGCGGCCTTGGAGCAAAATGACAGCGAGACTGTGGGTCGCCTCGTATGCGGCGTTATAAAGCAGACAACGACGAGCTCCTCGCGCTCCAAGGTGGACAACATAGCCCTGCTGGCCCTTATCTACGTGGCCAAGTTGCAACCGAGTATATTCTGCACGGACATAGTGGCCTGCGCGCTGCTATCCTTCCTGCGGCGGGAGGCCAACGTGAAAATGCGGTACAACACCAACCTGCACATCCTGTTTGCCAATCTGCTGACCCGTGGCTTTATGGAGATTTCCCAGTGGCCGGAGGTACTGCTCCGCATCTACATTGACGATGCGGTTAATGAACGCTACTGGGCGGACAATGAACTATGTGCTCCGCTCGTGAAGAATATATGCGCTGCTTTTAAAACCCGCACTCCACACATTAGTCTCCTCCGCTGGGATGTGAGCACGGCCCTGCCTTCCGGGCAAGCACACAGGGACAGCATGACCGTGGATGATGATTCCGGGGACAATTCCACTCAGAGCTTGGATGCAAGTCCCTTAAATACTGAATCGGAACCAGTTTCCGACGCCATGTGCACTACTAAATCCAGATTCAGCGATGCTGTGGTGCAGAAGCATGTCAGCGACGCCATTCGCGATCAGCTCAACAAGCGACAGCAGCAGGATAACTACACCAGGAACTTCCTAAAGTTCCTGTGCACCACTTCCGGCATTGCAGAGGTACGATGTCTGAGCATTTCCCGCTTGGAGTTGTGGATCCACAACGGGAAACTGGTGAAGTTCGCCCAGCAACTGCTCTCGTACATCTGCTTTAACATCAAGGGACGCAACACGCAGGACAACGAAGTGCTCTTGGTCCTGGTGAAGATGCGGCTCAAAACCAAGCCCCTAATAAACCACTATATGTCCTGCTTAAAGGAGATGATATTTCTGCAGCCGGAAATCTTGAGTACTGTTATGAAACTGGTCGTGCAAAATGAGCTGTCTAACACCAGGAATCCAAACAATATGGGGATGCTGG CCACAATGTTTCAAACATCTGCTGATCAGTCAGCTGCGAATTTGGCTGAGATATACCAGGAATTTTTACTTCAGCGGGACGACTGCCTGCGCACCCTGCGCGTTTTCTTAAGGGAGCTGGTGCGGATGCTGCGCTTCGATGTGAACCTGGTCAAGTTTTGCAAGACGTTTCTTAGTGAACGTGAAGATCTGACTCCgcaaatcgaaatgttcgaGTTTAAGGAGCGAATCTTTAACTCCATGGTGGACATTGTGTGCCTTTGCATGTTTCTGTCGGCCACTCCACAAGCCAGGGAAGCCAGCTTGTCCCTCAAAACAAATCGGGACACCAAAAACAACCATGCTCTACTCAAGCTGTACAATCAGATGTCGCAGATTCAACTGGACACAGTGTCCTGGATGTACGAAACAGTGCCCACGGTCTTCAAGATTCCGGCAGCGGAATATCACCAGGCGCTGCACAAGCTGCTACTGCTGGACAGTCCGGAGCAGTATTCACGCTGCGATCAGTGGCCTTCAGAGCCGGAGCGAGGGGCAATCCTGAGGATTATCTCTGAGACGCCGATTCACGAGGAGACGCTGCTGCGAATCATATTGATTGGCATTACCAAGGATATTCCCTTCTCTATTGCAAACACCTTTGATGTCCTGCTGCTAGTCATAAAGCGAGTTTCCGGCATGAAGGCCACCAATATTCCGGCTGTGCAAGCCAACAAATTCGACATCATCGACTTCCTGTTCAGCATGTCGGAGTACCATCATCCGGAGAACATTCGATTGCCTTCCGATTACGAGCCACCAAAGCTGGCCATCATTGCATTTTACTGGAAGGCGTGGCTTATTTTGCTCATGATATCCGCACACAATCCCTCCTCGTTTGGAGCCTTTTGTTGGGATCACTATCCCACaatgaagatgatgatggaAATTTGTATAACAAATCAGTTTAACAACTCAGCGGCCACCAAGGATGAGCTGCAG ATAATAACCATGGAAAGGGATCACATTCTGCAGTTCGAGACGTACTTGGCTGCCCAAACATCACCGCATGCCGTTATCACCGAGGAAACTGCGATTCTGATCACTCAACTCATGCTGATGGATCCGATGGGCACTCCGCGCAAAGTGCCGTCCATGGTGTTGGATCAGCTTAAGTTCCTTAATCAGACTTACAAGCTGGGCCACTTGTTCTGTCGCTGCCGCAAGCCGGACTTGCTGCTGGACATAATTCAGCGGCAGGGCACCACGCAATCTATGCCCTGGCTTTCCGACTTGGTGCAGAACAGCGAGGGCGATTTCAGCCATCTTCCAGTGCAATGCCTGTGCGAATTTCTGCTCTTCAATGCGCACATCATTAACGAGGAGAATAGCCGCGACGCCGAATTGGTCAATTTCCTGCGAAACTTGATATTTGACGGGAATCTCAGCCACCAAATCGTTTGCGAGCTGTTGGACTATATATTTAGACGCTTGTCGTCCACCGTTAAGCAATCGCGAGTCGCTGCTCTTTCGGGTCTGAAAATAATCTTCAGGCACTCTGGGGACTTTGAAAACGAATGGCTCTTGAAGTCGCTCCAGCAAATTCCCCACTTCTTCGAGGTCAAACCCTTCATAATTCCCCAGCTGCGAGCTGCCTGCCAGGTGGAGAATTGCCCGGAACTGATTATGGCCTACATTCAGTTCATCACGGCGCACACGCTTAACGATCCGGTGAACGAAATGCTGGATCATGTCATCGATATGGCGCAGCTGATTGTAGAGCGTAGCACAATGTTTCAGCACATTATAATTTCCCAGGAAGACTACGATTATGTGCCCGACGAGAACCGCATTCAGACACTGAAATGCCTCTTCGTCATGTTCAACAACTATATAATTAAGCTGAGGGAGTACCACGAACCGTACGAGTGGACCGAGTATCCAGACCTGCTGATGGTTCAGTTTGACGATGGAGTACAGCTGCCGCTCCACATTAACATCATCCACGCCTTTATTATCCTGCTCACATATTCCAACAGCAACATGCCCGAATCGATACCTATATTGGACTATTGGTTTCCGCCTGGACGACCGGCGCCTGTGGCCTTTCTACCGAGCATGCCGCAGGAACAGGTCCAACTGCTGCCCGACTGGCTGAAGCTGAAGATGATCCGCTCCTCGGTGGACAGACTAATTGAGGCAGCTCTCAATGACCTAACGCCTGATCAGATTGTGCTCTTTGTGCAAAACTTTGGCACGCCGGTCAACTCGATGTCCAAGCTGCTGGCAATGCTGGACACCGCTGTGCTGGAGCAGTTTGATCTGGTAAAGAATGCCATACTGAACAAGGCCTATCTGGCCCAGCTAATTGAGATTCAGCAGGCGCGGGGTGCAAAGAATGGGCATTACACCGTACAGGCACTTGATCTGCACTCCCACTCGCAGACGGTGCCAGATCTGCCCAGGATCAGTGTGGTCATTCAGGAGACCGTGGAAATCGGTGATTACGATTCCTCGGACTCGGATAGCAGTCCCACTAACTTCCTGGCCACCAAGGAGGTGGCCCAAACCATTCTCACGCAGCCCGACCAATTGACTGAGTCGAGAAGTGACTGCCGATCCTTGATTCAAAAACTGTTAGACATGCTAGCTAACCCGCACAGCAATAGAGCGGATGTGGTTAACGCCATAACAGAGGTGCTAGCCGTGGGTTGCAAAGTCACAATGAGCCGTCACGCCTGCACATTTTTAAGGACCTTCTTCAGCTGCATGCTGCACAGCGACAAGTACCACATACTAGAGAACGCTCTGCAAAAGAACTTTAGTGTGTTTAAGCACTCATTCGCCGACTCTAGTCTGCTTCAGAAATCCGAACTCTACCATGAGAGCTTGGTGTTCATGCTGAGAAACTCGCGCGAGATTTATGTGCAGCAGTTCAAGGCGAATACCGCCTTGGTGGCAAGAAAGCGGATCGTCAGGGGAATCGTTCAAAGCTTCGATCAGACCAAGGACTGCAAGACTGTGGCTAAGTCCAAGAGCGACCAGCTCTTCCACAACGGACTCTTCATCGACTGGCTGTCCGAAATGGATCCTGAGATTGTTTCAACGCAGCTGATGAAGGAGCGCTTCCTGTTCTCAAAGTCCTGTAGCGAGTTTAGGTTCTATCTGCTGTCCCTGATCAACCACCAAACCAACTGGGACACGATTGAAAGGATTGCCGAGTACTTGTTCAAGAATTTCCACGAAGACTACGACTACGCCACGGTCCTCAACTATTTCGAGGCACTGACCACCAATCCGAAGCTGTGGAAGGGCCGTGAGAAGTACATGTCGAAGAACGTACGGCCAGATGCCTTCTTCATGCTGAGGACCTCTGAACTGGAGCCGTTTTCCCACTTTATCCTGCACGAAGGGCTTTCCGAGGTCAAGCTGGATAGCAAAAACTATGATTTTAAGCTCTGCTCGCGAATGAACCTACTGTTTAAGCTTACGGAGAAGCGAAGAGACCTCATGGTCAAGGTGATGGAGCACGTAGAGAACAGTTCGGTGTCCGACTACTTGAAACTGCAGGTCCTCCAGCAGATGTACATTATGTATCCGCGCATCAAGTTCCTGAAACCCAGCAAAACCGGCGAGCAGGCGTACAAATTGCAGAATCTGAAGGGCTGTCAGGCCGACAAGGTGTCCAACAATCTAATCACCTGCTTGGGTAGCCTGGTGGGTAAAAAGGACTTTGAAACCCTGTCAACGGACACCGAGCTGCTTCTCCGCAAGCTGGCTGCCTCCCACCCGCTGTTGTTCCTTCGCCAGCTGGGCGTGCTGTCGTCCATTATGCAGGGTCGGGCCCAGCTCAGCATGAAGGCCCTGCGCGAAGAGCACCACTTCCACCGATTTGTACAGATCCTGAGGACTCTGGAACTGCTGCAACCAACCATCTTCGAGGAGGCGTACAAGAACGAGATCCAAAACACGCTATCGTGCTACTTCAACTTCTTTAAGCACCACAGCAACGTAAAGGAGGCATTGCAAATGCTAAATAAGTTTGTGCAGATGCTCCAGGCCTACATCAACTACAATCCCTCAAGTGCTCTCCTCTTCATCGAACAGTACGTGGGCATCCTCAAGGAACTGGCTGCCAAATACACCTCACTGGGCAAACTCCAGGTTTTAGTCCAGGCCGTTGCCCTGCTGCAGCACAAGTCGCACTCGGCCACGGAGTTGGACGACGAGGAGGTTAAGTACGAGTACGATCTGGATGAGCATTTCGATGTAAAGCCAACGGTCAGCAAGCCCGTGGTAGCTGAGGAACCAATAGAAGTGCTCCCGCAAACACCCATCGATGCGAGCAGCAGTAGGGGTCCTTTATCGGTTCTTACCCTGGGCTCGTACAGTCGATCGAACTACACGGACATATCGCCGCACTTCCTCGATCTGGTCAAGATCATTAAGCAGGCCAACACGGAGGATGTGGTCTTGGGTCCTATGCAGGAGCTAGAGTGCCTAACTTCCAAGAGATTTGTGTTTATCAACGAGCTGTTCGAACGACTGCTCAACCTTATATTCTCGCCAAGTGCCCAGATTCGCTCCATCGCCTTCATCATCCTGATCAGACATCTCAAGCACAATCCTGGCAACTCGGACATCAACCTGTGCACCCTGAATGCCTATATTCAGTGCCTGCGGGACGAGAACTCCTCGGTGGCAGCGACGGCCATCGACAATCTGCCGGAGATGTCGGTGCTGCTGCAGGAACACGCAATCGACATCCTTACGGTGGCCTTCTCGCTGGGCTTGAAGTCGTGCCTGAACACGGGCCACCAGATTCGCAAGGTTCTCCAAACTCTAGTGATTCAGCATGGCTATTAA
- the LOC120444673 gene encoding gamma-soluble NSF attachment protein translates to MSGIAAKKIAEAEDLVKQAEKSLKLSMLKWVPDYDSAADEYSKAATAYRIAKSYDKSKECFLKAIDAYKNNKSWFHAAKAYEQIILLSKDADKLHEVEEYANKSASLYQQHGSPEAAASALDKAAKLTESKHPDMALRFYQHALEVIMIEDSVRQAAEYASKVSRILVKLRMYDEATNALKKEISLNQQTESYGQIGRLVVALVMVQLARGDSVEAEKTFREWGNCCEPEEVSTLQTLLQAFDDEDPELAARMLASPFIRHMDVEYAILSKNIPLPQGIQLEKKAGENAVETNDAEDEGGLC, encoded by the exons ATGTCGGGAATAGCTGCAAAAAAGATTGCCGAAGCGGAGGACCTGGTGAAGCAGGCCGAGAAGAG CTTGAAGTTGTCCATGCTGAAATGGGTTCCTGATTACGATAGTGCTGCGGATGAGTATTCCAAAGCTG CCACTGCATATCGAATAGCTAAGAGTTATGATAAGAGCAAGGAGTGTTTTCTAAAGGCCATCGACGCCTATAAAAACAACAAGTCCTGGTTCCATGCTGCAAAGGCATACGAGCAG ATAATTTTGCTGTCCAAGGATGCCGATAAGCTGCACGAAGTTGAGGAATACGCCAACAAATCGGCAAGTCTGTATCAACAGCATGGTTCCCCCGAGGCAGCTGCATCCGCCTTGGATAAAGCCGCTAAGTTAACTGAATCCAAGCATCCTGACATGGCCTTGCGGTTCTATCAGCATGCTTTAGAAGTTATAATG ATTGAGGATTCCGTCCGTCAAGCAGCTGAGTATGCATCAAAAGTATCCAGGATACTGGTCAAACTTAggat GTACGACGAAGCCACAAATGCGCTCAAAAAAGAGATCAGTTTGAATCAGCAAACAGAATCATACGGACAAATTGGACGCCTAGTTGTGGCCTTGGTGATGGTCCAATTGGCTCGCGGGGATTCCGTGGAAGCAGAAAAGACCTTTAGAGAGTGGGGAAACTGCTGCGAGCCGGAAGAAGTGTCCACCCTGCAAACCCTTTTGCAAGCCTTCGATGACGAGGATCCCGAGTTAGCTGCCAGGATGCTGGCATCCCCATTTATCCGACACATGGATGTTGAGTACGCTATTCTATCCAAAAACATTCCACTACCTCAGGGTATACAGCTGGAGAAGAAGGCTGGCGAAAATGCTGTT GAAACCAACGACGCCGAAGACGAAGGTGGCTTGTGCTAA
- the LOC120444670 gene encoding potassium voltage-gated channel unc-103 encodes MSHKSCVELSEIRKLDKIVQQCELYMSNNNLNDTAAKKPPLKEFKRNCPAKSNKFVERELFSLMCNLNKIEKKQVFVSDILINASMFDDKKESLTRFPKNVSDHNTLVYHKFLRTRPTNDDEALKLKAGAKSKERPFPKTTADCFFSPLLFKINNKRECLKKVKPIKGENAVETNSIPIEPKPSQHKKQKTFKKCIKCDKKKLYIKNYQVSARRDCDLHCSYDPLRKNNADLFQTHKGTSYECMFKNLKYGQAEKATDNVLGSSYDDMLDKEALLGSKSEPKGGQDPNDMITSLGGNILLDQKLQNNYYHKWTLLHYSPFKAVWDWIILILVMYTAIFTPYVAAFLLGEQDYQRRNNKYINSDPIVIIDLIVDVTFIVDIIINFRTTFVNSQDEVVSHPGRIAVHYLSGWFLIDLVAAVPFDLLLVGSDTDETTTLIGLLKTARLLRLVRVARKIDRYSEYGAAVLILLMATFILIAHWLACIWYAIGNAEKSIASKNIGWLNSLAYDIQEPYFDNRTGGPSIKSRYITALYFTFTSLTSVGFGNVAPNTDAEKAFTICVMLVGSLMYASIFGNVSAIIQRLYSGTARYHTQMLRVREFIRFHQIPNPLRQRLEEYFQHAWTYTNGIDMNSLLKGFPECLQADICLHLNRKLLTTCAAFSEASPGCLRAFSLKFKTTHAPPGDILVHRGDVLTSLFFIARGSIEIQRAGNIVVLGKNDIFGENPCIYPTVGKSNGVVRALTYCDIHKLHRDDLLDVLDSYPEFLESFVNNLVITYNMRDDEHSGVDIKHRYLRAKSSDKMRSSPDIPSIRIVGLRYKKQNVNTSVHKVKNDNSRDLNIFIENEIANYHLDLFDNNN; translated from the exons ATGTCCCACAAATCTTGCGTGGAACTGAGCGAAATTCGAAAATTGGATAAAATAGTGCAGCAATGCGAGCTGTACATGTCCAACAACAATTTAAACGATACAGCCGCTAAGAAACCGCCTTTGAAGGAATTCAAACGAAATTGTCCTGCAAAATCGAACAAATTTGTGGAGAGGGAACTCTTCTCGCTCATGTGCAACCTGAACAAGATTGAAAAAAAGCAGGTTTTCGTTTCAGATATCCTGATTAACGCCAGCATGTTCGACGACAAAAAGGAGAGTTTGACCAGATTTCCAAAGAACGTGTCCGACCACAACACTCTGGTGTACCACAAATTCCTCAGGACTCGACCCACTAACGATGATGAAGCACTAAAACTAAAGGCTGGTGCGAAATCAAAGGAAAGACCGTTCCCGAAAACCACTGCAGATTGCTTTTTTTCGCCTCTACTGTTCAAAATCAACAATAAAAGGGAGTGCTTGAAGAAAGTTAAGCCCATCAAGGGGGAAAATGCAGTTGAAACTAATAGTATCCCAATCGAACCCAAGCCAAGTCAGCACAAGAAGCAGAAAACGTTCAAAAAATGCATCAAGTGCGACAAAAAGAAGCTGTATATCAAGAACTATCAGGTGTCCGCCAGGCGGGACTGCGATCTCCATTGCTCGTATGATCCACTGCGCAAAAACAACGCCGATCTCTTCCAGACCCACAAAGGCACTTCCTACGAGTGCATGTTCAAGAACCTGAAATACGGCCAGGCCGAAAAAGCGACCGACAACGTGCTGGGGAGCTCATACGACGACATGCTGGACAAGGAGGCTCTGCTCGGATCGAAGAGCGAGCCCAAGGGAGGGCAAGATCCCAACGACATG ATTACCTCCCTGGGGGGAAACATACTGCTGGACCAGAAGCTGCAGAACAACTACTACCACAAGTGGACTCTCCTTCATTACTCGCCCTTCAAGGCTGTGTGGGACTGGATAATACTGATCCTAGTGATGTACACGGCCATTTTCACGCCGTACGTGGCTGCCTTTTTGCTGGGCGAACAGGATTACCAGAGGCGGAACAACAAGTACATCAACTCCGACCCAATTGTCATCATTGATTTGATTG TGGATGTTACCTTCATTGTCGACATCATAATAAACTTTCGAACGACCTTTGTCAACTCGCAGGACGAAGTG GTATCCCATCCTGGGCGCATAGCCGTTCACTACTTGAGCGGCTGGTTCCTAATCGATCTGGTCGCCGCTGTTCCATTCGATTTGCTCCTGGTGGGCAGTGACACCGACGAG ACAACTACCTTAATAGGACTTTTAAAAACAGCTCGACTCTTAAGACTCGTTCGCGTGGCCCGAAAAATAGATCGTTATTCGGAATACGGAGCTGCAGTTCTTATTTTGTTGATGGCGAcctttattttaattgcccaTTGGTTGGCATGCATTTG GTATGCGATTGGAAATGCGGAAAAGTCTATCGCTTCCAAGAACATCGGTTGGCTCAATTCGTTGGCCTACGATATTCAAGAACCCTATTTCGACAACCGAACTGGTGGTCCCTCTATAAAG TCGCGCTATATCACAGCTTTGTATTTCACGTTCACCTCGCTCACTTCCGTGGGATTTGGCAATGTGGCACCGAATACTGATGCTGAAAAGGCATTCACTATTTGCGTGATGCTCGTTGGAT CTCTTATGTATGCAAGTATTTTTGGAAACGTATCTGCCATTATTCAAAGGCTATACTCTGGAACCGCCAGATATCACACCCAAATGCTGCGCGTTAGGGAGTTTATTCGCTTCCACCAG ATTCCCAACCCGCTCAGGCAGCGACTGGAGGAGTACTTTCAGCACGCGTGGACCT ATACGAATGGCATCGACATGAACTCGCTGCTCAAGGGATTCCCCGAGTGCCTGCAAGCCGACATTTGCCTGCACCTGAACCGAAAGTTGCTGACGACGTGCGCGGCTTTCTCGGAGGCAAGTCCTGGTTGCCTACG AGCGTTCTCCCTCAAGTTTAAAACAACCCATGCTCCGCCTGGTGATATTCTAGTCCACCGGGGAGATGTGCTCACCTCCTTGTTTTTCATAGCCAGGGGGTCCATAGAAATCCAGAGAGCCGGCAATATTGTTGTACTAG GTAAAAACGATATATTCGGCGAGAATCCGTGTATATACCCAACGGTCGGGAAGTCGAACGGTGTGGTGAGAGCACTGACATATTGTGATATCCATAAACTGCACAGGGACGACTTGCTGGACGTACTGGATTCTTATCCGGAATTCCTGGAGAGCTTCGTCAACAACTTGGTAATAACCTACAACATGAGAGAT GATGAACATTCTGGCGTCGATATTAAGCACCGCTACCTGAGAGCAAAGTCCTCCGACAAAATGAGGAGCTCTCCTGACATACCCTCCATAAGAAT AGTTGGGCTGCGTTATAAGAAACAAAATGTTAACACCTCTGTGCATAAAGTTAAGAATGATAACTCCCGAGACCTAAATATCTTTATAGAAAACGAAATCGCTAACTATCACCTTGATTTGT